A stretch of Acidobacteriota bacterium DNA encodes these proteins:
- a CDS encoding PDZ domain-containing protein: MPPRHISEPTLRKPTEFSASGSISAGTPAYDQGLNTGDQIVAIDGYRASAQFMTSYLNEKKPNDKVKLTIFRFDKLRDVDFVLGSDKRQEYDFSVISGATEEQKKLYKQYLNGDL; the protein is encoded by the coding sequence ATGCCTCCAAGGCATATATCGGAGCCGACACTGCGGAAGCCAACGGAATTCTCAGCATCCGGCTCGATCTCGGCCGGAACGCCGGCTTACGATCAGGGCCTCAACACTGGTGACCAGATCGTGGCGATCGACGGCTATCGGGCAAGTGCTCAGTTCATGACGAGCTACCTGAATGAAAAGAAACCAAACGACAAGGTCAAGCTCACGATCTTCCGGTTCGACAAGCTGCGCGATGTCGATTTCGTGTTGGGTAGTGATAAGAGACAGGAATACGATTTCTCAGTCATCTCGGGAGCAACTGAGGAGCAGAAGAAACTCTACAAACAGTACCTGAACGGTGACCTCTAA
- a CDS encoding M61 family metallopeptidase has translation MNSTALQTNRFGFKPDARYKGFLGLVAHEYFHNFNVKRIRPRCSRPFDYENENYTKLLWVAEGGTEYYSNLLLVRAGLISDKEFLRQRAAGIQALQNRPGRLETSVESASFDAWIKYYRPDENAVNNQISYYDKGEIVNMMLDLAIRASSGGSKSLDDVMRHLYTEFFKKGKNYTPADYQKACETMAGKSLDDLFAKYVRGVAEIDYNAFANPFGLNLNMKTPNASKAYIGADTAEANGILSIRLDLGRNAGLRSGPQHW, from the coding sequence TTGAACTCAACTGCTCTTCAGACGAACCGATTCGGATTCAAGCCCGACGCCCGCTACAAGGGCTTTCTGGGCCTCGTTGCACATGAATATTTTCACAATTTCAACGTCAAGCGCATCCGCCCCCGATGCTCTCGGCCTTTCGATTACGAGAACGAGAACTACACCAAGCTTCTCTGGGTCGCCGAGGGTGGAACTGAGTACTATTCGAATCTGCTTCTCGTCCGTGCCGGGCTTATCTCAGATAAGGAGTTCCTACGTCAGCGAGCGGCTGGGATCCAGGCACTGCAGAATCGGCCGGGCCGGCTCGAGACCAGCGTGGAATCCGCAAGTTTCGATGCGTGGATCAAGTATTACCGGCCTGATGAGAACGCGGTCAACAACCAGATCTCTTACTACGACAAGGGCGAGATCGTTAATATGATGCTCGATCTGGCGATCCGGGCTTCGTCTGGCGGTTCGAAATCGCTGGACGACGTTATGCGGCATCTCTATACGGAATTCTTCAAGAAAGGCAAGAACTATACGCCCGCCGACTATCAGAAGGCATGTGAAACGATGGCCGGAAAGAGTCTTGATGATCTCTTTGCGAAGTACGTCCGCGGCGTTGCTGAGATCGATTACAACGCGTTCGCTAACCCATTCGGGCTCAATCTGAACATGAAGACACCGAATGCCTCCAAGGCATATATCGGAGCCGACACTGCGGAAGCCAACGGAATTCTCAGCATCCGGCTCGATCTCGGCCGGAACGCCGGCTTACGATCAGGGCCTCAACACTGGTGA